The Salegentibacter sp. Hel_I_6 region GCAACCGGAAATAATTTTGAACTTGCCATAGCGGTAGCTATCGCGGTCTTCGGAATAAATAGCGGCCAGGCTTTTGCCGGTGTGATCGGGCCTTTAGTGGAAGTTCCGGTTTTAATTGGTTTGGTGAGTGTGGCATTTTGGTTGAAACAGAAATATTATCCTAAAGAAAAATTAGCATAATGGCGGAAGTTTATGACGTAATAGTAATTGGAGGTGGTCAAAGCGGACTTGCCTGCGCTTATTATTTAAGAAGAACAAAACTGAATTATTTAATACTTGATGGACAGGAGAAATGCGGTGGAGCCTGGCAAAAAACCTGGGATTCTTTAAGGCTTTTTTCACCGGCAGATCAATCCTCGCTTCCGGGTTGGCTAATGCCTAAAAATGAAGATGGATTTCCACCCAAAGATCACGTGATTAATTATTTGTGTAAGTACGAAGAACGTTATGAGTTTCCGGTTAAGCGCCCGGTTAAGGTTGAAAATATAATAAAGGAATCAGGCATTTTTAAGATTAAAACATCAACAGGAGATTTTTCAGCAAAAACAGTGATTTCCGCAACCGGAACCTGGAAAGCGCCTTTTATTCCGAAGATAAAAGGAATAGATATTTTCCTCGGAAAACAGATTCATTCGGCTCATTATAAAAATACCGATGAGCTTAAGAATAAGAATGTGCTTATTGTTGGGGAAGGAAATTCTGGAGCACAAATTTTAGCTGAAATTTCTAAAGTTGCGAACACTAGTTGGGCTACTTTAAAAGATCCTGAATATTTACCCGATGATGTAGATGGAAGAGTTATTTTTAATGTGGCTACCGCAAAATATAAAGCCGAAAAAGAAGGAAAGAAATTCAACCCAGAAGCTTACAATCTTGGAAATATTGTAATGGTACCAACTGTTAAGGAAGCCCGGGAAAGGGGAGTACTTAAAACCAAAGGTAGTTTTACCGAGTTAACCGAAAGTGGCGTGAAATGGAAAGACGGAACTAAAGAAGATTTTGACTTTATAATTTGGTGTACCGGGTTTCATTATGCTACCAATCATCTTGAAAATATTGTGAAAATTGATGATAGAGGTAAAGTGAAAACAAAAGGAACAAAAGCCCAAAATTCACCCGGACTTTGGTTAGTAGGTTATGGTGGCTGGACCGGTTATGCATCAGCAACGCTAATAGGTGTTGGTAGATCTGCCAGAGCAACGGTAAAAGAAATCACCGAATATTTAAAGGAGTAAACTCTCTTTGAATAATTAAATTTCGATTATCTAGTAATTTCATAATTTTTTAAGAAGTTAGAATACTTCATATTGATGTATGTTAGGCAATGCCGTTAAATGCATACTAAAAATCTAAAATTACTGGTTTTCAGTCCTTATCCACATTAGCTTTGTTATAGAACCAAAAAAAATAGATATGAGTATTAAAGGAAAAACTATAATAATTACAGGAGCTTCTAGTGGAATTGGAGAAGCTACAGCAAAGAAATTATCTCAGGAAGGCGCAAATGTTGTACTAAGTGCTCGCCGTGAAGACAGATTAAAGTCTTTGAAAGATGAAATAGTAAAAAACGGTGGATTAGCTTTAGTGGTAGCTGGTGATGTTACTAAAAAAGAAGATTTTAAAAAAATAGTTTCATCAACTTTAGAAGAATTTGGAAGTATTGACGGAATTGTAAATAATGCCGGATTAATGCCTCTTTCTTACGTGAAAAATCTTCATACTGAAGAATGGGATAAGATGATAGACGTGAATATTAAAGGAGTAACAAACGGTGTAGCCGCAGTGCTACCAACAATGATGGAGCAAAAAAGCGGACATATAATCAATATTTCTTCCAGTGCAGGGCATAAGTATTATCCCGGCGGAGCAGTTTATTGCGCTACAAAAGCTGCAGTAAAGATGTTTTCTGAAGGACTTAGAGCAGAGTTAGCTCCTAATTATGGAATTAATGTGACTTCTATAGATCCTGGATTTGTTTCTACGGAATTGACAGATACAATTACCGATGATGAGATCAAGAAAGATATGGAGCCAATGTTTAAAGAATTAACTCCATTACAGGCAGAAGATATTGCTGATGCAATTTATTATTCATTAAGTCAGCCGAAAAGAGCTAATATCAATGATGTTTATATAATGCCAACAGACCAACAACAATAAGTTAGGCACCTTAATTTAAAAGAAGTTATCTGAAACGTTTTAAAAACGTCATCCTGAATTTATTTCAGGATCTAAAATATTAATAATTGAAACAGGTTAGAAGCTGAAACAAGTTCAGCTTGACGAGAATAGAATTCTTAGAAACCTCTTTTTTATACTTTACAGATATCAATTATTTTTAAATTTAAAAGCTCGTTTGAAAAATTTTCCAAACGAGCTTTTTTTTATGACTAATTCTAAGAAGAATTCTAAATTTCAACCACCATTTTACCGGTATTTTTTCCTTCAAAAAGATCTAGAAATGCCTGTGGTGTTTCCTCAAAACCTTTTACAATCGTTTCATCGTATTTAAGTTTTCCCTCATTTAGCCATCCTGCAAGTTCTTTTATTGAACTTTCAAATTCATCAAAATGATTTCTTACTAAAAAGCCCTGCATTAAAGCACTTTTTTTGATCATTATTCCTTCAAGCCTTGGGCCTGTAGGCATTTCTTTTTCATTGTAAATAGAAATTGCTCCGCAGTTAATAATCCTGGCAAATCGGTTAATATTCATCATCACTGCGTCTAGAATTTCACCACCAACGTTATCAAAATAGACGTCAACACCATCGGGACAGGTTTTGGCTATTGCCTTTTTCATACTTTCGGTAGTCTTATAATTTATACCTTCATCATAACCGAATTTCTCTTTTATATGATCTATTTTTTCATCGGTTCCGGCAATTCCAATTACCCTACAACCTTTAATTTTCCCAATTTGTCCGGCAACACTACCAACTGCACCTGCGGCACCTGAAACTACAAGGGTTTCTCCTTTTTCAGGTTTTCCAATATGTTTAAGGGCTAAATGAGCGGTTAAACCGGTTAATCCCAAAATACCAAGGTATGCGCTGGCCGGGGCTAAATTAGTATCAATCTTATTCAAATTCTCACCGGTATGGGTTTGGAAAAGCTCCCACTTTAGCATTCCACTTACAAAATCTCCAGCATTAAAATCTTTGCTATTACTTTCTATAACTTCAGCCACCAACATAGATTCTATAGGTTTATTCAATTCAAATGGTGGGATATAGGATTCCTCGTCTCGCATTCTTCCACGTAAATATGGATCTACAGATATATACTTCGCTTTTAGTAAAATTTCATTTTCCCCCGTTGTTGGTTTTTCAATCTCTTTAATTTCAAAATCTGAAAGGGATGGTTTTCCCTTTGGGCGGTTTTTTAATAATATACTTTTATTCATTTTAGATATTTTTTTTATTTCAAAGTAAATTACCGCTTAGTAGAGACCTCTGCAACTCAGGATTATTAATTTAAACTTAAAATCTCCATTTTCATATAATGGTCTCAGTTCAAAATTTCTTTATTGTGTAAATGTTATCATTTTTTAAAGGATTGCCAATTACTCTATAATACACCGTAACTTTGTTTTATAAAAGCACAAAATTTGCCCAACATTATTTTTAATTACTGGCAGGAATTCCTGAAATATCTTAGAAGCACCGACTTCTCTAAAGCGATGGTGCTAACTGTGGCTATAGGCTCACCGGTTGGGATTTTCATTTGGTTAGGCAATTTTGAAATAGGAGTAGTGCTGGCGATGGGCGCTTTACTAAGTTCTCCCAGTGATATTCCCGGTAGTTTTAGACATCGAAATGTTGGGGTAATTATTGCCGCAGTATTAGCTGGAATTGTATCCATAATAATGGGTTATTCGGCGCCTTATCTTTGGCTCGTTTTACCTCTTTTGGGCATTTTAATGTTTGGTATTTCTTATTTGGCGGTTTATGGTTTTAGAGCCTCTCTTGTAGCTTTTGCCGGTTTATTTGCGATTGTTTTGAGTTTTGCTAATATCTCGACGGAAATTCTACCCTGGGAACGAGGTTTACTAATTACCGGCGGCGGTTTGTGTTACCTGCTCTTAAGTAATTTCTGGACCTATCTTAATCCGAAACATCATACGGAACAACTTTTAGCTGAATGCCTTGAGCTTACCGCAAAATATTTAAAAACAAGAGCGCATCTTCTTACTGAAACTAATGAGAGAGAAAAACTTCAGAAGGAATTATTTCTTCTTCAAACCGATCTTAACGAAAAACACGAAAGTCTACGAAACTTACTAATTAATGCAAGACGTGCTTCCGGAAACTCCAATTATGCCCGTAAACGTCTACTTATTTTTATTGAATTGGTAGATATCCTGGAGTTGGCTATGGCGAACCCCGTTGATTACAAAAAAATGGACGAGGTGCTGAAGGATGACCGGGAATTGTTAGAACGCTTTAAAAAACTAATAAAAAAGATCGCATTTCAGCTTGACGAAATTTCAGTAGTGGTTGAAAAAAAGAAAGAATCTTCAACTAAAGAAATTCGGGAATATTTAAAAGCAATAGAAGACAATTTTAAGGAGGTACGCGCACTTATTTCTTCAGAAAATAATGAAAAAGCATTTTTACTTCAGAATCTATTCGATTATCTGGAAAAACAAGGGCAAAAGATAAATACCATTGTTAGGGTTCTACATAATCTAGATACCCGTGAGCCGGTATTAATGAAAAACAAAGAGGTAGCACAATTTATAACTCCGCAAGATTATGATCCCAAGACCTTAATTGAAAACTTTAATTTTGGCTCTCCAATTTTCAAGCACTCGCTAAGACTTGCTATCGTGATTTTAGTAGGTTTTAGTATAGGATTATATTTTTCGTTTGAAAATGCGTATTGGATCATTCTTACCATTGTAGTAATTATGCGTCCAAATTACGGACTAACAAAAGACCGTTCAAAACAGCGTATTGTAGGTACTCTTATAGGTGCCGTAATCGCTCTGGGAATTGTTTTTCTAATAAAAAACCAGGTTGTTTATGGTTTTTTGGGCTTATTTTCACTTACGCTGGCTTTTTCCTTATTGCAGCGGAACTACCGTACCGCAGCGGTTTTTATTACTTTGAGTATTATATTCATTTATTCTCTCCTAAAACCTGATATCTTTAATGTAATCCAGTTTAGAGTAATAGATACTGTGCTGGGAGCCGGTCTTGCTGCTTTAGGAAATCTCGTTTTGTGGCCCGCGTGGGAGTCACAGCATATCAAGAACGTAATTAGAGAAAGCATTAGTGCCAATCAAAAATACCTGAAAGAAATTGATAGTTTTTATCACGAAAAGAAGAATCTCCCTACTTCCTATAAACTTTCCAGGAAAAAGGCCTTTCTGGCGATGGGTAATTTAAGTGCTTCCTTCCAGCGAATGACCCAAGAGCCAAAATTTAAACAAAAGGAATTAGAGCAGCTTTATAAAATTGTAGGTTTAAACCAAACCTTTCTTTCTGCTTTGGCGTCCCTGGGAACTTTTATTAGAAATCATAAAACCACTACAGCATCCAGGAATTTTGAAGTTTTTGTTTCCCATATTTGCACCAATCTTGAAAATGCAGCGAAAGGCCTGGAAGAGACTCAAACTTTGAAGGAGGTTGATCCCTCAAGTACAGAAAAAGCTGCTTCTGAACTTCTTAAAACCTATAAAAGCTTACTGGCAGAAAGTCAAAAACAACTAAAAGAGGAACCGCAAAAAGATCAAAAAGAAGTACAGCTAAAATTACAGGAAGCTCAATTGGTTAGTAGTCAATTGCAATGGCTGTTGGAAATCTCAGAAAATCTGCAAAAATCCATAGCGAAAATAAAATTTAGCTAAATGAGTAAGCGCCAATTAAAAAAATACCTTGAGGAATTAAGTAAAGAACAACTGGAAGAGCAAATTGTAGATCTTTATGAGCGTTTTAAACCGGTAAAGGTTTTTTATGATTTTGTATTTAATCCCCGGGAAGAAGAATTAATGCGGAAATCGAAATTGAAGATCTCAAAAGAATATTTTCCAGAAACCAGACGTAAACCAAAGGCCCGACGTTCTATTGCGCAAAAAGAAATAAAACATTTTAAGCAACTTGGGGTTGAACCTCATTTAACCGCCGATTTGATGCTTTTTAATGTGGAAATTGCCCAAACTTTTGCTGAAGAAAAAAGCAATTTAAAAGAGCCATTTTGCAAAAGTATCTTTAAATCTTTTGAAGAAGCAGTACATTTTATTAACAAGCAAGGAATATTAGCAGCATTCAAACTTAGAATTCTAAAAATTGCTGCCGAAGCTGAAAGTCAAAACTGGCCTAACGCTTACAGGTTTGAGAAAATTGAAATGCAATTTCAAGATGCGCAGTAATTGTGTACTTTTGAAGAAATGAGATTTTCGCTTCTTTTCTGTTTTCTAATATTTTGCACTTCCGGATATGCCCAACTGGGTTTTTGTGAAGGCAGTAAAGGTGACCCCATATTTCAGGAAGATTTTGAAGGAATAACCCAATTATCTGCCGGTACAACTAATTATACCTACGTAGATCGTGATCCTGAAGATGGGCAGTACACGGTTTCTAACCAAATTGGAAACTTTATTACCTCCTGGCATTCAAGCTTGCCGCCCAACACTGTTTCTAATAGAAACGCACTTATTGTAAACGCGTCTTTTACTTCTGGCCGATTTTACCAAACAGAGATTACCGGTCTCTGTGAAAATACTACTTATGAGTTTTCGGCATTTTTAATGAATATTTATGATCGCTCCAGTAATGTGTGTGAAAATGGTGGAATTCCAATAAACGTTCGTTTTGAAATTTGGGATGAAAATGATGCAAACTTGCTTAAAGAAGGAAATACAGGAGATATTACCTCTACAAATAGTCCGCAATGGGAGCAATATGCACTTACTTTCCAAACTGAAGTAGGGCAGGAGGCCATTATCCTTAAAATGTTTAATAATGGAGAAGGTGGCTGCGGTAATGATTTAGCCATAGACGATATCATTTTCAGGTCTTGCGGTGATCTTACCACGATTACTTCAGAAAACGCTAATAATCGATTAGATTTTTGTGCTGAAGAAGCGCCGGTAAGTCTTAGCCTGGAGGCGACGCCAGATTTTTCGGTTTATGACACTCACGCTTACCAATGGCAGGAAAGCAATGATAATGAAACCTGGAATGATATTTCTGGGGAAAATGATGAAGTTTATAATACTCCACCACTAAATAATTCTCGATTTTACCGAGTTAAGGTAGCTGAAGATCCTGTAAACCTAAACGATAATTTATGTAGTTCTGTTTCTGAAATTTTCACGGTTAATATTCTTGAAACTCCTTCGCCACCAGAAAGCGCCGGAAATATAAGTATTTGTAGTGATGATGAAATTCCTGAACTAAATGTTGATGTGGAAGATAATGAAACTGCCAACTGGTATGATGATAATAATAATTTGATTGCTGAAAATATGGTTTCCTATTTGCCGGAAGTACCGGGAATTTATTACGTAGAAGCAGTAAATCAAGGTTTTGATTGTGAAGCTAGTGAACGTATTGCTATCGAATTAATCATAAATGAAAGTTTGCAGGTAGAGGATGAAGTTTTACAAATTTGTGAGGGTGAATCCCTTATTCTAGATTCCGGTCTGTCTGTACTCTCCTATGAATGGTCTACAGGTGAGACGACCCGGGAAATTGAAATAATTGAACCAGGAACATTTAGCGTTATTCTCACAACTTCAGAAGGCTGTTCTTCCACAAAGAACTTTGAAATTAACCAGGTAGATATAGCTGAAATAGAACAGATAAATTCTGATTTAGAGGATATTATTGTCACGCCCGCTAACGATGGCGATTTCGAATATTCCCTGGACGGAGGCAATTATCAAATGTCAAATAGGTTTACATCGGTTCCCAGCGGAATTTATATCGTCTATATGCGAGATATTTCTTCATGTAATACGGTAAGCCAGGAATTTCCGCATATTGTTATCCCAAGATTTATAACGCCCAATGCAGATGGTTATAATGATAATTTCAGCATTAACGGGCTCGAATATTTTCCCTCTTCAGAAATAAGAATTTTTGATCGTTACGGGAAATTATTAAAAGCCGGACCGGGAGAAACTTTCACCTGGAACGGAAACTTAAATGGGCGTGCCTTACCTTCTAATGATTATTGGTATCATATTTATATAGAGGGTTTTATAACGATTAAAGGATCTTTTAGTTTAAAGCGTTGAGACTTTTGTAATATTCTTTATTCGTTGTGAATTTATGCTTATTAATAGCATCGCAGCAAATAATAGAAGGATAATAGTACTAAAATCAAAATTACCATCAATCATGAACCCAACCAACAAAGGACCTAAGGCGGTACTTATCACCATAAACATAGTAAATACACTTCTAATTGCACCCATTTTTTCGGTTCCGTAGATTTCGGCAATAAGCGACGTTTTTACAGTGCCAGCCATTCCACCGGTAATTCCTGCAGTAATTAAGAAAAGGAAAGCACCAAGAATGCTGTCCATCAAAGCGAAAGGAATCAAACCTAAGGTCATTGGAATTAAATAAAATCTGAACATTTTCTTCGCACTAAACTTATCAACCCAGGTTCCTCCAACTAATGAAAATATAAACCTGGAAACAGCATAAACGGTGAAAAATGTAGCGTAAAGTTTTGGTGACCAGCCTTTATCTTCAACAAAAACATATTGATAAAAGAAAATAGCCGTGTTAGTGAAACTCAGTATAAAACTGGCAGGCATCATAATTCCGAAACGTTTCTCGAAAACTACACCCTTGTAATCTTTTAAAAGCGACCAGGTAGATGGTTTTCCTTTGGTAGAAAGTTGGTGGTCAAAATCCAGTAGATTAGTAAACTTTAACCTTATTAAATATAGCAGTAAGGCCACACCGCTCACAATAGTGGCAATACGCCAATCAAAAAAAGCGATAATGGAGGTGATTATTATGGGAAAAATAGCTTCTCCCATAGAATAACCCAATGAGGAAATACTAAGTGCTTTTCCACGATTCTTATCAAAATACTTAGAGATTATAGTCATGCTTATATGGCTCATTAAACCCTGCCCGCATAACCTAAGCCCGATTAAAGCTACAAAAAGAATAGCAATATGATAGGAGAGTCCGAGTAAAATACTGGATAGTCCCAGGCTTAAGACGGTAAAGGCAGTAACTTTTTTTACCGGTTTATGGTCTACGGTATGCCCAACGCTTAGCATAATTATTGAAGCCGCTACGGTGCAGCCGGCATAGATAGCACCAAATGTACCTTCAGATATATTAAAGGATTTGACAATTTCAGGAACATAGAGCGAAATAAGAAAAGTTTGGCCAAAACTGGATAGGAAGGTGAGTAGCCATCCAAAACTTACTTTTTTAAAATTTCCGCGTAAAAAATAGAAATAGTCCTTCAAAATGCTTTGTTTCAATTTAGAAAACCGCAAATATAAGGCTACCTATAGAGAATAAAAGAAGTAGGGAACGAAATGTATAAAATATAAAAGCCACCCTTTTGAGGTGGCCTGAATTATTTCTTTTTCTAGTTAACCTAAACTATTTTTTAGGCTTTTCGTGTTTTGCGGGTTGCTTTTTTGGTGCCGCTTGCTGTTTTCTTGGCTCCTTCTTTGCATCTTCCATTTTTTGTTTCCCATGTTGTGCCATTCTAATAAAATTTAATTGGTTTTACGAATTAAAGTTACCAATTTAATAAACTGGCTTGTAGTTATTTGTGACAAAATTAACTCAGTTATTCTCTTGTGAAAAATTAAAACTAATAGAAATTAAATAAGATTATTGAAAGCATTTATAGCTATTTAAATGCAATTTGATTTGCTATTGTTTACATTTGAATTAAAACAAGGATTGTTATATAAAAATTGCAGTTTTAAATGAGCCAGAACGAAGTTATAGAAAAAATAATAGCACAAAAAAAGCTTCCGAATTTAAAATTCAGTATTAAAGAAAAAACCGAAGCTTTTACTAAAAATCTTTTTTACACCTTGTTTGATCAGGAAACACCTGTAGAAAAGAATATCGTACAATTAGGAAAAGATTTTGAAGAACTGGCAGATTTAGTTTGCTGGAAGCCAAATACGCCTTGTAGGGATATTTGGCAGGAATATTTAGATAAACTACCAAAAATACTGGAAAAACTTAATAAAGATGCGGTCGCGATTTCAGAAAACGATCCTGCAGCAAATTCTTTAGAAGAAGTTATCCTTTCTTATCCCGGCTTTTTCGCTATTGCTATTTACCGGTTTAGTCACGAATTCTATAAATTCGGATTGCCTTTGGTACCACGATTAATGACAGAATGTGCACATGGTCTCACAGGAACCGATATTAATCCAGGAGCCCAAATTGGTACACCATTTTTTATA contains the following coding sequences:
- a CDS encoding SDR family oxidoreductase codes for the protein MSIKGKTIIITGASSGIGEATAKKLSQEGANVVLSARREDRLKSLKDEIVKNGGLALVVAGDVTKKEDFKKIVSSTLEEFGSIDGIVNNAGLMPLSYVKNLHTEEWDKMIDVNIKGVTNGVAAVLPTMMEQKSGHIINISSSAGHKYYPGGAVYCATKAAVKMFSEGLRAELAPNYGINVTSIDPGFVSTELTDTITDDEIKKDMEPMFKELTPLQAEDIADAIYYSLSQPKRANINDVYIMPTDQQQ
- the epsC gene encoding serine O-acetyltransferase EpsC, giving the protein MSQNEVIEKIIAQKKLPNLKFSIKEKTEAFTKNLFYTLFDQETPVEKNIVQLGKDFEELADLVCWKPNTPCRDIWQEYLDKLPKILEKLNKDAVAISENDPAANSLEEVILSYPGFFAIAIYRFSHEFYKFGLPLVPRLMTECAHGLTGTDINPGAQIGTPFFIDHATGVVIGETAVIEDNVKIYQGVTLGALFVDRNLKNIKRHPTIENNVTIYANATILGGETVIGANSIIGGNVWLTASVPENSMVSHTPQINIKNTSKNE
- a CDS encoding NADP-dependent oxidoreductase, translated to MNKSILLKNRPKGKPSLSDFEIKEIEKPTTGENEILLKAKYISVDPYLRGRMRDEESYIPPFELNKPIESMLVAEVIESNSKDFNAGDFVSGMLKWELFQTHTGENLNKIDTNLAPASAYLGILGLTGLTAHLALKHIGKPEKGETLVVSGAAGAVGSVAGQIGKIKGCRVIGIAGTDEKIDHIKEKFGYDEGINYKTTESMKKAIAKTCPDGVDVYFDNVGGEILDAVMMNINRFARIINCGAISIYNEKEMPTGPRLEGIMIKKSALMQGFLVRNHFDEFESSIKELAGWLNEGKLKYDETIVKGFEETPQAFLDLFEGKNTGKMVVEI
- a CDS encoding ArsO family NAD(P)H-dependent flavin-containing monooxygenase, with product MAEVYDVIVIGGGQSGLACAYYLRRTKLNYLILDGQEKCGGAWQKTWDSLRLFSPADQSSLPGWLMPKNEDGFPPKDHVINYLCKYEERYEFPVKRPVKVENIIKESGIFKIKTSTGDFSAKTVISATGTWKAPFIPKIKGIDIFLGKQIHSAHYKNTDELKNKNVLIVGEGNSGAQILAEISKVANTSWATLKDPEYLPDDVDGRVIFNVATAKYKAEKEGKKFNPEAYNLGNIVMVPTVKEARERGVLKTKGSFTELTESGVKWKDGTKEDFDFIIWCTGFHYATNHLENIVKIDDRGKVKTKGTKAQNSPGLWLVGYGGWTGYASATLIGVGRSARATVKEITEYLKE
- a CDS encoding MFS transporter, which codes for MKDYFYFLRGNFKKVSFGWLLTFLSSFGQTFLISLYVPEIVKSFNISEGTFGAIYAGCTVAASIIMLSVGHTVDHKPVKKVTAFTVLSLGLSSILLGLSYHIAILFVALIGLRLCGQGLMSHISMTIISKYFDKNRGKALSISSLGYSMGEAIFPIIITSIIAFFDWRIATIVSGVALLLYLIRLKFTNLLDFDHQLSTKGKPSTWSLLKDYKGVVFEKRFGIMMPASFILSFTNTAIFFYQYVFVEDKGWSPKLYATFFTVYAVSRFIFSLVGGTWVDKFSAKKMFRFYLIPMTLGLIPFALMDSILGAFLFLITAGITGGMAGTVKTSLIAEIYGTEKMGAIRSVFTMFMVISTALGPLLVGFMIDGNFDFSTIILLLFAAMLLISINSQRIKNITKVSTL
- a CDS encoding T9SS type B sorting domain-containing protein, coding for MRFSLLFCFLIFCTSGYAQLGFCEGSKGDPIFQEDFEGITQLSAGTTNYTYVDRDPEDGQYTVSNQIGNFITSWHSSLPPNTVSNRNALIVNASFTSGRFYQTEITGLCENTTYEFSAFLMNIYDRSSNVCENGGIPINVRFEIWDENDANLLKEGNTGDITSTNSPQWEQYALTFQTEVGQEAIILKMFNNGEGGCGNDLAIDDIIFRSCGDLTTITSENANNRLDFCAEEAPVSLSLEATPDFSVYDTHAYQWQESNDNETWNDISGENDEVYNTPPLNNSRFYRVKVAEDPVNLNDNLCSSVSEIFTVNILETPSPPESAGNISICSDDEIPELNVDVEDNETANWYDDNNNLIAENMVSYLPEVPGIYYVEAVNQGFDCEASERIAIELIINESLQVEDEVLQICEGESLILDSGLSVLSYEWSTGETTREIEIIEPGTFSVILTTSEGCSSTKNFEINQVDIAEIEQINSDLEDIIVTPANDGDFEYSLDGGNYQMSNRFTSVPSGIYIVYMRDISSCNTVSQEFPHIVIPRFITPNADGYNDNFSINGLEYFPSSEIRIFDRYGKLLKAGPGETFTWNGNLNGRALPSNDYWYHIYIEGFITIKGSFSLKR
- a CDS encoding FUSC family membrane protein, whose product is MPNIIFNYWQEFLKYLRSTDFSKAMVLTVAIGSPVGIFIWLGNFEIGVVLAMGALLSSPSDIPGSFRHRNVGVIIAAVLAGIVSIIMGYSAPYLWLVLPLLGILMFGISYLAVYGFRASLVAFAGLFAIVLSFANISTEILPWERGLLITGGGLCYLLLSNFWTYLNPKHHTEQLLAECLELTAKYLKTRAHLLTETNEREKLQKELFLLQTDLNEKHESLRNLLINARRASGNSNYARKRLLIFIELVDILELAMANPVDYKKMDEVLKDDRELLERFKKLIKKIAFQLDEISVVVEKKKESSTKEIREYLKAIEDNFKEVRALISSENNEKAFLLQNLFDYLEKQGQKINTIVRVLHNLDTREPVLMKNKEVAQFITPQDYDPKTLIENFNFGSPIFKHSLRLAIVILVGFSIGLYFSFENAYWIILTIVVIMRPNYGLTKDRSKQRIVGTLIGAVIALGIVFLIKNQVVYGFLGLFSLTLAFSLLQRNYRTAAVFITLSIIFIYSLLKPDIFNVIQFRVIDTVLGAGLAALGNLVLWPAWESQHIKNVIRESISANQKYLKEIDSFYHEKKNLPTSYKLSRKKAFLAMGNLSASFQRMTQEPKFKQKELEQLYKIVGLNQTFLSALASLGTFIRNHKTTTASRNFEVFVSHICTNLENAAKGLEETQTLKEVDPSSTEKAASELLKTYKSLLAESQKQLKEEPQKDQKEVQLKLQEAQLVSSQLQWLLEISENLQKSIAKIKFS
- a CDS encoding DUF6155 family protein, with product MSKRQLKKYLEELSKEQLEEQIVDLYERFKPVKVFYDFVFNPREEELMRKSKLKISKEYFPETRRKPKARRSIAQKEIKHFKQLGVEPHLTADLMLFNVEIAQTFAEEKSNLKEPFCKSIFKSFEEAVHFINKQGILAAFKLRILKIAAEAESQNWPNAYRFEKIEMQFQDAQ